The window AGAGCTTAACCAAGGTAGAGATTCCAGCGAGTGTGACTTACATTGGTAAGTGGGCATTTGCTGAGTGTAATCTGCAAACCCTAAAGATTCCAGCGAGTGTGACTTACATTGGTGATGGTGCATTTTCTTATTGTGAGAGCTTAACCAAGGTAGAGATTCCAGCTAGCGTGACTGCGATTGGAAATAGTGTATTTGAAGGTTGCGGCTTGTATACTTTAAGGATTCCAGCCAGCGTAACTTCCATTGGTGATGGTGCATTTTATAATTGCCAGCACTTAACCAGGGTAGAGATTCCGGCTAGTGTTACGCGCATTGGAGAGCGGGCATTCACTGGTTGTACAAATTTAACTTATATTATCATTCATAGTAATCAGGAAGCTGATTTAGCGCATATAGCCCAATTATTACCAGCCGAATTAAAAGACAAATTTATCATCAAAAATTTGTTCGATGAGATAACTCACCTTCAGGATAGGCAACTGTCCAGACTTATTCGAAATCCACAAACTAATCTACTTTACCGCTTTTTTAATGTTGGTGTCTCATTTGTACCTAAGGTTGAGGTAAAAATTGATGAAGAAAAATTTATAGAAAAAGAGTCTAGTACATTACCAGGCGAAGTATTTTGGCACATCAATGAACAGCTAGATGAAGATAATCCTTATTATCACAAGGCTAAAACTTTAATCGAGCGTGAATCTTGGCCTAAGACGACTGAAGGGCTTAAAAACTACGAGGCATGCTTAAAGAATATAGTAGATGAATATATGGATAAGGCATGGTGTTTTAATATTATAAAAGAAAAGGAAAAGGAATGTCCTCTTCAAAGCCAAATATCAGAAAAATCTTTTTTACAACGATAAGGTTT of the Legionella beliardensis genome contains:
- a CDS encoding leucine-rich repeat domain-containing protein codes for the protein MQLSDSGQTLLKVDNKDIQPDGSYEIPKGVTAIGNDAFYKCKSLTRVEIPASVTSIGHGAFARCINLHTLTIPASVTSIGDGAFYKCKSLTRAEIPASVTVIGNHTFKSCTNLHTLTIPASVTSIGDNAFCYCESLTKVEIPASVTYIGKWAFAECNLQTLKIPASVTYIGDGAFSYCESLTKVEIPASVTAIGNSVFEGCGLYTLRIPASVTSIGDGAFYNCQHLTRVEIPASVTRIGERAFTGCTNLTYIIIHSNQEADLAHIAQLLPAELKDKFIIKNLFDEITHLQDRQLSRLIRNPQTNLLYRFFNVGVSFVPKVEVKIDEEKFIEKESSTLPGEVFWHINEQLDEDNPYYHKAKTLIERESWPKTTEGLKNYEACLKNIVDEYMDKAWCFNIIKEKEKECPLQSQISEKSFLQR